A window from Vulcanimicrobium alpinum encodes these proteins:
- a CDS encoding LON peptidase substrate-binding domain-containing protein: protein MEETGELRLFPLNTVLFPGAVLNLHVFEERYRRMIAECLDANEAFGVVLIREGQEAGDPDVTPHEIGTTAEISEVTPLPAGRYYISTTGKRRFRIERIVRRDPYLVARVEYLNDADVDDDEERACELTHRVLGEFREYMKLLVAFSGNASDLDIPHDPTDASYVVGDALQVADALKQRLLELRTAEARLAAELSFLRKLLPQLRSLLERKKAQDSIMRDDAPGGEFRTHQEKYFGKHFSMN from the coding sequence ATGGAAGAGACGGGCGAACTCCGGCTCTTCCCGCTCAACACCGTGCTCTTTCCGGGCGCGGTGCTGAACCTCCACGTCTTCGAAGAACGCTACCGCCGGATGATCGCCGAATGCCTCGACGCGAACGAGGCATTCGGCGTCGTCCTGATCCGCGAGGGCCAGGAAGCCGGCGATCCCGACGTCACGCCGCACGAGATCGGCACCACCGCGGAGATCTCCGAGGTGACGCCGCTTCCCGCGGGGCGCTACTACATCAGCACGACGGGGAAGCGCCGTTTCCGCATCGAGCGGATCGTACGCCGCGACCCGTATCTCGTCGCGCGCGTCGAGTATTTGAACGACGCCGACGTCGACGACGATGAGGAACGCGCCTGCGAACTGACGCACCGCGTGCTCGGCGAGTTCCGCGAGTACATGAAGCTGCTGGTCGCGTTCTCGGGCAACGCATCGGATCTCGACATCCCGCACGATCCCACCGACGCGAGCTACGTCGTCGGCGACGCGCTCCAAGTTGCCGACGCCCTCAAACAGCGGCTGCTCGAGCTGCGTACCGCCGAAGCCCGCCTCGCAGCCGAACTGAGCTTCCTGCGCAAACTGCTCCCGCAGTTGCGGTCGCTCCTCGAACGCAAGAAGGCGCAAGACAGCATCATGCGCGACGACGCCCCCGGCGGCGAATTCCGCACCCACCAAGAAAAATATTTCGGCAAGCACTTCTCGATGAACTGA
- a CDS encoding O-methyltransferase: MRDLAYLTRLHREPSPLLLELEQHGIREEIPIVDRTVGRLLSVLVHAQQANRILELGTAYGYSTLWMALALPPAGRIWTIDPDMERTAIAQSYFRRAGVDERIEIINHSALEVLEWFPQRNLDIVFIDALKTEYEAYLEAVVPMLKRSGIVIVDNLLWHGESAEPAKSTDDANTKAIRAFNKVFLNHPALDATIVPIGDGVGIGARVD, translated from the coding sequence GTGCGCGATCTTGCCTACCTGACGCGGCTGCACCGGGAACCGTCGCCGCTGCTCCTGGAACTGGAACAGCACGGCATCCGCGAAGAGATTCCGATCGTCGACCGGACCGTCGGCCGGCTTCTTTCGGTCCTCGTCCACGCGCAGCAGGCGAATCGCATCTTGGAACTGGGAACGGCCTACGGCTATTCGACGCTCTGGATGGCACTCGCGCTCCCGCCCGCCGGCCGCATCTGGACGATCGACCCCGACATGGAGCGTACCGCGATCGCGCAGAGCTACTTCCGCCGCGCCGGCGTCGACGAGCGGATCGAGATCATCAACCACTCGGCGCTCGAAGTGCTGGAGTGGTTTCCGCAGCGCAACCTCGACATCGTCTTCATCGACGCGCTCAAGACCGAGTACGAAGCCTATCTCGAGGCCGTCGTCCCGATGCTCAAGCGTTCCGGGATCGTCATCGTCGACAACCTGCTTTGGCACGGTGAGTCGGCCGAACCGGCGAAATCGACCGACGACGCCAATACGAAGGCGATTCGCGCGTTCAACAAGGTGTTTCTCAACCATCCCGCGCTGGACGCCACCATCGTGCCGATCGGTGACGGGGTCGGGATCGGTGCTCGCGTCGACTGA
- a CDS encoding DUF885 domain-containing protein has protein sequence MLRFVRLIAAAAFALLAGAPPAASAAPSADAAYARLAASYFAESFRASPANATQTGVHDYDALLDAADAAAFAAQLARDHRYLDRLAALDPNAMSPRGALDRAMLENALRDDLLLNGSMQVWKRQPDGYVQTASSAVFSLIARRFAPADVRLRDAAAREEQIPRLYSQARENLTGVDADTALIGYDDAIGSLDLLQHTVPQAFAGAGDRAAWARLRRSTSIAVAATKEFAAYLKRRFVAHPSGTYAIGAANYRARLKYEEGIDIPLDRYLAIGERALAQTHAQMVATAKQIDPHASTQAVLARLYRVHPRPERLLAAAQADLVKLRAFIVARRIIDLPPDASIRVTETPAFLRATTVASMDPPGPLERTASQAYYNVTPPDPRDSPSVQEQYLGAFNDYERPIVSAHEVYPGHYTNFTIDKHLPLTLTEKLLGASSFAEGWAHYGEQMIVDEGWGNGDPRVRLMQLREAIWRNARFVAGVKMHTQGMTVRQAIRLFETQAFLDPASARGEARRGTQDPTYGYYTLGKMEILKLRADYKKKMGRAFTLARFHHELLQYGDPPIPLLRPLLLGAADDGSAL, from the coding sequence ATGCTGAGATTCGTCCGCCTGATTGCCGCCGCAGCGTTCGCGCTGCTCGCCGGCGCACCGCCGGCTGCCTCCGCTGCTCCGTCCGCCGATGCAGCCTACGCGCGGCTTGCGGCGTCGTACTTCGCGGAATCGTTCCGCGCTTCACCGGCAAACGCGACGCAGACGGGGGTCCACGACTACGACGCGCTGCTCGATGCCGCCGACGCCGCCGCGTTCGCAGCGCAGCTGGCTCGCGACCATCGGTATCTCGACCGGCTCGCGGCGCTCGATCCGAACGCCATGTCGCCGCGCGGTGCGCTCGACCGGGCGATGCTCGAGAACGCGCTGCGCGACGACCTGCTGCTGAACGGATCGATGCAGGTGTGGAAGCGGCAGCCGGACGGCTACGTGCAGACCGCGAGCAGTGCCGTCTTTTCGCTCATTGCGCGCCGTTTCGCGCCCGCCGATGTGCGGCTGCGCGACGCCGCTGCACGCGAGGAGCAGATCCCGCGATTGTACTCGCAGGCGCGCGAAAATCTCACCGGCGTCGATGCGGACACGGCGCTGATCGGGTACGACGACGCGATCGGGTCGCTCGACCTCCTGCAGCACACCGTCCCGCAGGCGTTCGCCGGCGCGGGAGACCGTGCCGCGTGGGCGCGTTTGCGTCGCTCCACGTCGATCGCCGTCGCCGCGACGAAGGAGTTCGCCGCGTATCTGAAGCGGCGCTTCGTCGCACATCCGAGCGGCACGTACGCGATCGGCGCGGCGAACTATCGCGCGCGGCTGAAGTACGAAGAGGGGATCGACATCCCGCTCGATCGCTACCTCGCGATCGGCGAGCGCGCGCTCGCGCAGACGCACGCGCAGATGGTCGCGACGGCGAAGCAGATCGATCCGCACGCGTCGACGCAGGCAGTGCTGGCACGGCTCTACCGCGTCCACCCGCGCCCGGAGCGCTTGCTGGCCGCGGCGCAGGCTGATCTGGTGAAGCTGCGCGCGTTCATCGTCGCGCGCCGCATCATCGACCTGCCGCCCGACGCGAGCATCCGCGTGACCGAGACGCCCGCATTTCTGCGCGCAACGACGGTCGCGTCGATGGATCCGCCGGGACCGCTCGAACGTACGGCCTCGCAAGCCTATTACAACGTCACGCCGCCCGATCCGCGCGACTCGCCGAGCGTTCAGGAGCAGTATCTCGGCGCGTTCAACGACTACGAGCGGCCCATCGTATCGGCGCACGAAGTGTACCCGGGCCACTACACCAACTTCACGATCGACAAGCATCTGCCGCTGACGCTGACCGAGAAGCTGCTGGGGGCGTCGTCGTTCGCCGAGGGATGGGCCCACTACGGCGAACAGATGATCGTCGACGAAGGGTGGGGCAACGGCGATCCGCGCGTCCGCTTGATGCAGCTGCGCGAGGCGATCTGGCGCAACGCGCGATTCGTCGCCGGCGTGAAGATGCACACGCAGGGGATGACCGTCCGGCAAGCGATCCGGCTGTTCGAGACACAGGCGTTTCTCGATCCCGCCAGCGCCCGCGGCGAAGCGCGCCGCGGCACCCAAGATCCGACGTACGGTTACTACACGCTGGGCAAAATGGAAATCCTCAAACTTCGCGCCGACTACAAGAAAAAAATGGGACGCGCGTTTACGCTCGCGCGCTTCCATCACGAGCTGCTGCAGTACGGCGATCCGCCGATCCCGCTGCTCCGTCCGCTGCTGCTCGGCGCTGCGGACGACGGATCGGCACTATAA
- a CDS encoding MBL fold metallo-hydrolase gives MIVETFAVGMLACNCTILGDPAGGDAIVIDGGDDVDEIAARLAERGLRPRYLVHTHAHIDHIGALGPLRERIGGDALLHPADLPLYATLGAQARWLGMVPPSQIVALDGDLADDDVLRAGALALRVLHTPGHTPGSTSFALEAPGGTMLFTGDTLFAGAVGRWDLGGTSLADIVRSIRTKLLDHADDAVVVPGHGPATTIGVERRTNPYLAP, from the coding sequence GTGATCGTCGAGACGTTCGCGGTCGGGATGCTGGCCTGTAACTGTACGATCCTCGGGGACCCGGCCGGCGGTGACGCGATCGTCATCGACGGCGGCGACGACGTCGACGAGATCGCCGCGCGCCTCGCCGAACGCGGGCTGCGGCCGCGGTACCTCGTGCACACGCACGCGCACATCGACCACATCGGCGCCCTCGGCCCGCTGCGCGAACGGATCGGCGGGGACGCGCTGCTGCATCCCGCCGATCTGCCGCTCTACGCGACGCTCGGCGCGCAGGCGCGATGGCTGGGGATGGTGCCGCCGTCGCAGATCGTCGCGCTCGACGGCGACCTGGCCGACGACGACGTCCTGCGTGCCGGCGCGCTCGCGCTGCGCGTTCTGCACACCCCCGGCCACACGCCGGGCTCGACGTCGTTCGCGCTGGAGGCACCAGGCGGAACGATGCTGTTCACCGGAGACACGTTGTTCGCCGGCGCCGTCGGCCGCTGGGATCTCGGCGGAACGTCGCTCGCCGACATCGTGCGCTCGATCCGCACCAAACTGCTCGATCACGCCGACGATGCGGTCGTCGTTCCGGGTCACGGTCCGGCGACGACGATCGGGGTCGAACGCCGCACCAATCCCTATCTCGCGCCGTAG
- a CDS encoding helix-turn-helix domain-containing protein: MFRQTSTCSVSWRHAIVCTEFTSDAPVALDDARSRRVRCYPLTHEYLAIMLGTNRSGVTIAVGILQQAGVIRSALGTISVLDRNGLENASCECYEVAREQFGGLLRR; encoded by the coding sequence ATCTTCAGGCAAACGTCAACATGCTCGGTCAGCTGGCGGCATGCAATCGTCTGCACGGAGTTTACGAGCGATGCGCCCGTAGCTCTTGATGACGCACGATCGCGTCGCGTCCGATGTTATCCGCTGACCCACGAGTATCTCGCGATAATGCTCGGCACCAATCGTTCGGGCGTGACGATTGCGGTCGGAATCCTGCAGCAAGCCGGCGTCATTCGATCTGCTCTGGGAACGATCAGCGTTCTCGATCGGAACGGGCTCGAAAACGCGTCGTGCGAGTGTTACGAGGTCGCGCGCGAACAGTTCGGCGGGCTGCTCCGGCGATGA
- a CDS encoding bifunctional 5,10-methylenetetrahydrofolate dehydrogenase/5,10-methenyltetrahydrofolate cyclohydrolase has protein sequence MPATILDGRTLAAELRDEVAARGARLRGRGIAPRLVVTIVGEDAASVAYVRSIERAGAKVGVDVTVDALPADADEGSVRARLQALGGDDTVHGVILQQPLPAHLGIRRIAEAMPPHKDVDGANPVNLGRLAFASGTEFVPATPAAVLLLLERSRRRDLRGVRCCMVGRSNVVGLPVSLLLMARDATVTVTHKETVDLARHTRDAEVLIVATGVPGLIRAEMVAPGATVIDVGTTFVDGALVGDVAYDEVAAVAGEITPVPGGVGPVTNVALLRNVVLAAERIHAVPSP, from the coding sequence ATGCCCGCCACGATCCTCGACGGACGCACGCTCGCGGCCGAACTTCGCGACGAAGTCGCCGCACGCGGGGCGCGGCTGCGCGGACGCGGGATCGCGCCGCGCCTGGTGGTGACGATCGTCGGCGAGGATGCGGCGAGCGTCGCGTACGTGCGAAGCATCGAACGCGCCGGCGCGAAGGTGGGAGTCGACGTCACCGTCGACGCGCTCCCCGCCGACGCCGACGAGGGGAGCGTGCGCGCGCGGCTGCAGGCGCTGGGCGGTGACGACACCGTTCACGGCGTGATCCTCCAACAGCCGCTGCCTGCGCACCTGGGGATCCGCCGGATCGCCGAGGCGATGCCGCCCCACAAGGACGTCGACGGCGCCAACCCGGTCAACCTCGGCCGGCTCGCGTTTGCGAGCGGCACGGAGTTCGTCCCGGCGACGCCGGCGGCCGTTCTGCTGCTGCTCGAGCGCAGCCGCCGTCGCGACCTGCGCGGCGTTCGCTGCTGCATGGTCGGCCGCTCCAACGTCGTCGGACTTCCCGTCTCGCTGCTGCTGATGGCGCGCGATGCGACCGTCACGGTCACGCATAAAGAGACGGTCGACCTCGCCCGGCATACGCGCGATGCCGAGGTGCTGATCGTCGCGACGGGCGTCCCGGGGCTCATTCGCGCCGAGATGGTCGCCCCCGGCGCGACGGTGATCGACGTCGGCACGACGTTCGTCGACGGCGCGCTCGTAGGCGACGTCGCATACGACGAGGTCGCCGCCGTCGCGGGCGAGATCACGCCGGTCCCCGGCGGCGTCGGCCCGGTGACCAACGTCGCGCTCCTGCGAAACGTCGTCCTCGCCGCAGAACGCATCCACGCCGTCCCGTCACCCTGA
- a CDS encoding YceI family protein, which produces MIRRFLAAAAVVAALGAPCVAYAAEYTLDPNHTQAEFTVVHLAISQVRGQIPVTSGTMEIGPGDLPSAISATLSAKDLDTHSADRDKELRGDDWFAIERYPTITFVAKKIEGTAQAFTVSGDLTMHGVTKPVTLSGKMLGKMTDGRNRAHLGYVAATTVDRRDWGLNWGKTTPGGALIAAYDVAINLNVEAVAR; this is translated from the coding sequence GTGATCCGTCGTTTCCTCGCTGCTGCGGCCGTCGTCGCGGCCCTCGGTGCTCCGTGCGTCGCCTACGCCGCCGAGTACACGCTCGACCCGAATCACACGCAAGCCGAATTCACCGTGGTGCACCTGGCGATCTCGCAGGTCCGCGGACAGATCCCGGTGACGAGCGGCACGATGGAGATCGGACCCGGCGATCTGCCCTCGGCGATCAGCGCGACGCTGAGCGCGAAGGATCTCGACACGCATAGCGCCGACCGCGACAAAGAACTGCGCGGCGACGACTGGTTTGCGATCGAGAGGTACCCGACGATCACGTTCGTCGCCAAGAAGATCGAAGGAACGGCGCAAGCGTTCACCGTCTCCGGCGACCTCACGATGCACGGCGTGACGAAACCGGTCACCCTCAGCGGCAAGATGCTCGGCAAGATGACCGACGGCCGCAATCGCGCCCACCTCGGGTACGTCGCGGCGACGACGGTCGATCGCCGCGACTGGGGACTCAATTGGGGCAAGACGACCCCCGGCGGCGCGTTGATCGCCGCCTACGACGTCGCGATCAACCTCAACGTCGAAGCCGTCGCGCGCTGA
- a CDS encoding superoxide dismutase has protein sequence MATLVQQSYTPKKFDLSGLQGISDNTLQVHFGLYEGYVKNTNLLNEQIAGLISQGQAAGANPGFAELTRRLGFEYNGMVLHEYYFGNMTKNAGATPPSAIADAVAGTFGDFETWKKDFSAVGGMRGVGWAIAYFDPHAQRVSNHWITLHEDGNVAGFVPLLVMDVWEHAFLLDYKPAERSKYIEAFFANVDWNVVAQRLDGAKAGRTV, from the coding sequence TTGGCAACGCTCGTCCAACAATCGTACACGCCGAAGAAGTTCGACCTCTCCGGACTGCAGGGGATCTCGGACAACACCCTTCAGGTCCATTTCGGCCTGTATGAGGGCTACGTCAAAAACACGAACCTGCTCAACGAGCAGATCGCCGGCTTGATCTCGCAAGGCCAGGCGGCCGGCGCGAATCCCGGCTTCGCAGAGCTCACCCGCCGGCTCGGTTTCGAGTACAACGGCATGGTGCTGCACGAGTACTACTTCGGCAACATGACCAAGAATGCGGGCGCGACGCCGCCGTCGGCGATCGCGGACGCCGTCGCCGGAACGTTTGGCGATTTCGAGACGTGGAAGAAAGACTTCTCCGCGGTCGGCGGGATGCGCGGCGTCGGTTGGGCGATCGCCTATTTCGACCCGCACGCGCAGCGCGTCTCGAATCATTGGATCACCCTGCACGAAGACGGCAACGTCGCGGGCTTTGTCCCGCTGCTGGTGATGGACGTGTGGGAACATGCGTTCCTGCTCGACTACAAGCCGGCGGAGCGGTCGAAGTACATCGAGGCGTTCTTCGCCAACGTCGACTGGAACGTCGTCGCGCAGCGCCTCGACGGCGCGAAGGCCGGACGCACCGTCTAG
- a CDS encoding flavin reductase family protein, producing the protein MLASTDDFRAAMRRFATGVAIVTTAHDGRIHGFTVNAFASVSAEPPTVLICVNREATAHPLIARSQRFCVNILAVEQRALAERFAGGEPRSRFDGVAYRIGPSGSPVLDGTLAFVDCALTEELTASTHTIFLGQVLEAGHREGEPLGYFDRTYRDFALGRADEPHGDGA; encoded by the coding sequence GTGCTCGCGTCGACTGACGACTTCCGCGCCGCGATGCGGCGGTTTGCGACCGGGGTCGCGATCGTCACTACCGCGCACGACGGGCGGATCCACGGCTTCACGGTGAACGCGTTCGCCAGCGTCTCGGCCGAGCCGCCGACGGTGCTGATCTGCGTCAACCGCGAGGCGACGGCGCACCCGCTGATCGCGCGGTCGCAGCGGTTCTGCGTCAACATCCTCGCGGTCGAGCAGCGCGCGCTCGCCGAGCGCTTCGCGGGCGGCGAACCGCGCTCGCGCTTCGACGGCGTCGCGTACCGCATCGGCCCCAGCGGTTCCCCGGTTCTCGACGGAACGCTCGCGTTCGTCGACTGCGCGCTGACCGAAGAGCTCACCGCGTCGACGCACACGATCTTCCTGGGGCAGGTGCTCGAGGCCGGCCACCGCGAGGGCGAGCCGCTCGGATACTTCGATCGCACCTATCGCGATTTCGCGCTCGGACGCGCCGACGAACCGCATGGAGACGGTGCGTGA
- a CDS encoding helix-turn-helix transcriptional regulator, producing MHDRFFESTRGRIVGALRERHAASAFDLAELFGLSPNAIRQQLVILERDGLIAGRSVRRGKTKPTVEYSLTPEADRYFPQRYDKMLNAVLREIRDAGGDDAVKAVFERIGRRSAERMKSAVIDLTTEKRMATVVSALKASGVTAELRAGEDGKLLLHEHACPYAAVVAENPEACGAIHTLLEHVVPGQSAQVESLATGGTECRFEISVDPSEKATVTAS from the coding sequence ATGCACGACCGGTTCTTCGAGTCGACGCGGGGGAGGATCGTCGGCGCGCTGCGCGAGCGGCACGCGGCGTCGGCGTTCGACCTCGCCGAGCTCTTCGGGCTCTCCCCCAATGCGATCAGGCAGCAGCTCGTCATTCTCGAGCGCGACGGCCTCATCGCGGGGCGCAGCGTGCGGCGCGGCAAGACCAAGCCGACTGTCGAGTACTCGCTCACCCCCGAGGCGGACCGCTACTTCCCGCAGCGGTACGATAAGATGCTCAATGCCGTGCTGCGCGAGATCCGCGACGCCGGCGGCGACGATGCGGTGAAGGCGGTGTTCGAGCGAATCGGCCGGCGCTCGGCCGAGCGGATGAAGTCCGCCGTGATCGATTTGACGACCGAGAAGCGGATGGCGACGGTCGTCTCGGCGCTCAAAGCGTCGGGCGTCACCGCCGAGCTGCGCGCCGGCGAGGACGGGAAGCTGCTGCTGCACGAGCACGCCTGCCCCTACGCGGCGGTCGTCGCCGAGAATCCGGAAGCGTGCGGCGCGATCCACACCCTGCTCGAGCATGTGGTCCCGGGCCAATCTGCGCAAGTCGAAAGCCTTGCAACCGGCGGCACCGAATGTCGATTCGAAATTAGCGTCGACCCCTCCGAGAAAGCGACCGTTACCGCGTCATGA
- a CDS encoding iron-sulfur cluster assembly scaffold protein, with product MNFAKFQQLVEHRTGFRTMESPTATGEYFSDSCGDLYTFFLKVGPGDVIEDVSYFTTGCGFGTATCSLLVELVRGKTVDEALAISDADIEAALDGYPEKKRDYPERSRLALKAAIEDYRKGRAEGRITDAMLEQARGIAAAAAAANQPGTGTTSQDENAAPKVLNDGGTLTIKLH from the coding sequence ATGAATTTCGCCAAGTTCCAGCAGCTCGTCGAGCATCGCACCGGTTTCCGGACGATGGAGAGCCCGACCGCGACCGGCGAGTACTTCAGCGATTCGTGCGGCGACCTCTACACGTTCTTTCTGAAGGTCGGGCCGGGCGACGTGATCGAGGACGTCTCGTACTTCACCACCGGCTGCGGCTTCGGCACGGCGACGTGTTCGCTGCTGGTCGAACTCGTCCGCGGCAAGACGGTCGACGAAGCGCTCGCGATCAGCGACGCCGACATCGAAGCCGCGCTCGACGGCTACCCGGAGAAGAAGAGAGACTATCCCGAACGCTCGCGCCTCGCGCTGAAGGCGGCGATCGAGGATTATCGCAAGGGCCGCGCCGAGGGCCGCATCACCGATGCGATGCTCGAACAGGCGCGCGGAATCGCCGCCGCGGCGGCCGCCGCAAATCAGCCCGGTACCGGTACGACGTCGCAGGACGAAAATGCCGCGCCGAAAGTGCTGAACGACGGCGGCACGCTGACGATCAAACTGCACTAG
- a CDS encoding peptidylprolyl isomerase — translation MRFARTGLLCAAVALLAAAPAKAVDVAIETSAGTFVVRLDAAHAPRTTANFLRYVDAHAYDGASFYRTVRPVFGQPVPAIQVIQGGLERKPSATPFAPIPVENTRSTGLHNTDGTIAMARTTDPNSATTEFFINLADDRMLDGDRFSDGAGYAAFGKVLRGRTIITKIHNAPAQGESLTPPIRIKRIHRL, via the coding sequence ATGCGATTCGCCCGAACCGGACTCCTTTGCGCGGCCGTCGCGCTGCTCGCCGCCGCGCCGGCAAAAGCGGTCGACGTCGCGATCGAGACCAGCGCCGGGACGTTCGTCGTCCGCCTCGACGCCGCGCACGCGCCGCGCACGACGGCAAACTTCCTGCGCTACGTCGACGCTCACGCCTACGACGGCGCATCGTTCTACCGCACCGTACGCCCGGTCTTCGGTCAGCCCGTCCCGGCGATCCAAGTCATCCAAGGCGGCCTCGAACGCAAGCCGAGCGCAACGCCCTTCGCCCCGATCCCCGTCGAAAACACGCGCAGCACCGGCCTGCACAACACCGACGGCACGATCGCGATGGCCCGCACAACCGACCCCAACTCCGCCACCACCGAATTCTTCATCAACCTCGCCGACGACCGCATGCTCGACGGCGATCGCTTCTCCGACGGCGCCGGCTACGCCGCCTTCGGCAAAGTCCTCCGCGGCCGCACCATCATCACCAAAATCCACAACGCCCCCGCCCAAGGCGAATCCCTCACACCCCCCATAAGAATCAAAAGAATCCACCGCCTCTAA